The DNA region TATTTCTGACCAGAACAGGACCATTGGGCTTGTCTGTCAAAGGCTCGATTTCTTTATATAAACTAACTCGTTCTTCTGTTACATTTTCCATCATCATTCTCCATTATTTGTTTGCTTGTTTCATTATAGCAAAGAAATCTTCTAAATGCGTTCTCACTTTGCCGAAATCGAGGTATAATAAAGAAAAAGATTTTAAGAACTGGGAGACTCACATCATGCAGGAAATAGATACAGAAAAACTGCTTCATTCGTTAAAGCAAGCAGAAAGTTTTCAAACGGCTCTTGCAAAAACATCACCACACACGATCGATCAAACAGCTAAAAAATTTCTAAACCAATGGCTTGAGGTCAAACAAACGACAAAAAGTGCCGTCTTAAAAAAAGCAGGGATCACTGAAGCTACAGGCTACCAGTACTTTGATGGCAAACGAAATCCTTCTAGAGAAAAAATGATCGCTTTAGCGATCGGTTTCTCCTTAACACTAGAAGAAACCAATGAATTATTGAAAAAAACTGGTCATGCTCAGCTCTACCCCAAACATCCTTGGGATGCGGTGGTCATCTACGGTCTCTCACATCGACTGACGATTTTAGAAATCGATGATTATTTATATGAGGCCGGACTTAAAACATTTGGTGAATAACTGATAAAAAGTACTTAGATTTAAGTAATGATCGACGTAAAAGAGACCAAAACAAAACTAAAAATCCGTTTTGTTTGGTCTCTTTTTAATTACTTTTTCTGACTCTTACTGTTTAACGCAATAAAGCAGGATAAAATTGGAAGTAAATAACAGAAAACAGCATAAGGTAAATACTCGATCGTCGAAATGCCTAATGTTCCTGAAATAAAAACACCACTTACCCCCCATGGAATCAACGGATTTACTACAGAGCCAGCATCATTCAAACCTCTTGATAGCGATGTAAGAGGAACCTTCTTTTCTTTAAATTTATTGATAAACGACTTTCCTGGTAAAATGATCGATAGATACTGCTCACCGATCAATACATTGATTCCAATAGAACTCAACATTGTAATCAATATCAGTTTTCGGCGAGAATCGATGGCTTTTTCAAACCGCTGCAGCAAACAATCGATGATTTCCATTTTCACTAATAATCCACCTAATGATAACGCTAAAATGATCAGTGAAACCGACCACATCATGCTCTGGATCCCTCCTCGGGTCAACAATTCATCCACCTGAATATTTCCCGTCTCAGAAACAAAACCATTTTGCAGCATCATAGCTGTTTCAACTAAAGATACATGCGGCGTTGTAAAAAACATCAGCAATAATGATGTTCCGATACTTGCTAATAAGGTAGGAATCGCTGGAATTTTTTTCCAGGCACAAATAAAGAGCAAAGCTAATGGAATCAGTGAAACAACAGAAATGTTGAAATGTTCATTCAATGTACTGACGATTTCATGAATACTATGACTATCCAGAGCACCATCATAGCGTAAACCTGTCACAAAAAAATAAATGGCAGATATCACAGCCGCTGGTAGTGCTGTTTTGTATGTATTTTTTAAATGATCAAATAAATCTACTTCAGCGATAGCTGCCGCTAGATTCACCGTATCTGAAAGTGGTGAAATCGAATTCCCTAAAAAAGCACCCGAAACAATCGCCCCTGCTGTCAACGCTGGATCAACACCGATCAAACTGCCCATCCCTAGAAAAGCAATGCCGATCGTTGAAACCGTCGTGAACGAACTGCCCACAGCTCCGCCTACGATACCGCAAACGAAAAAGACCGTCGGCACAAAATACTTCACAGACAGAAAAGAAAAACCTAAAACCATGATCGTTGGAATCGTTCCTCCTGCGATCCACACGCTGATCAAAGCACCGATCAAAATAAAAATCACGATTGGAATAATACCAGATGATACTCCTTCAACAAGCGCCTCATGAATAAAATCCCAAGAAAATTTCTTATAAACAGCAAACACCATCAAATAACCAATTGCAAGCAACAAAGCGACATGGGCAGGAATATTAAAACCAATAATACTAACTCCGATCATTACAACCAGTGTGATCAAAAGAAACGCTGCTTCATTAAAATTTACCCGATATTTTTTCATATACATTCCTCACATCTTATAAAGTCCTTCCAGCTGACAAAACAAGAAATGCCTGCGGCAAAAATTCGCCGCAGACTTTCTTTGATAAACGACTATTCTGCGTAGATCGCTTCTAATTTTTCTTGGATCGCTTGTTTGATTTTTACTGCATATTCATCAAACGTTTCTTTATCATTCATATATGGTGACATTGCAGCGGCGCGTAAAATCGTTACTTTATCTGCGCGTTCCCATTCAGCACGAGAGAAGCCTAGGCCGTTCACAAATTCAAACGGGCTGTTGCCATATTCTTCGATCGCAAAATCAGTATGTGACGTAATAAATTCATTATTGTATAATCCGCCTTTAGCATAAGAAGCGTAATCATAGAAATCGTGGTTCAATTTATTCATTTTCACAAGATCTGTATTGCCTTTTTCATTGAAGACATAATCCACCATATTAAAGTCTGGTTTTGTTAGGGCATGGATCTCAATTGTTTTATCGCCAACTTGGAACTCTAAGCCATCGATAAAATGATAGAAATGATACGCACCTTCAATACTTGCACCCATCAATTTACCGTAACCCGTTACGTTTAACGGCAATACTTTATGTGCAGTCCAAACAGCAGCAGCAGTTGCACCAGCTTTTGATCCTTCTAAAATATAAGCACCAAGCAACGCTGGGATATCTGCTCCTTTTTCAAAGACATATGTGGCAAAGTAAGAAATCACGTCACGCATGCGGATATCTTTGATCACAACACCACCAGCTGAATAAGGAATATAGCCCATTTTATGCGGATCGATCGTTACAGATTCTGCTTGTTCGATCGCTTTGAAAGAATCATAGATATCTTGTGTCAACCAATCATTCTTTTCTTGGAATATATTATGTTTGGCGTACACTTCATCAATTTTGTCCCATTCGATAAATTGATCATTTTCATCTAAGAAAATCGAACGACCATAACCGCCATAAGCTGCATCTACGTGGACATAGAAGTAGATTCCTTCTTGGGCTAACTTCTCACGTAACGCAATGATTTGATCGATACGGTCAACTTGTCCTTCTTCTGTGGAACCAACTACGCCTACTACGCCTAGTGTTGGGATTCCTTGCGCTGCTAGGTCACGAATTTGCGCTTCTAGTTTTTCGATGTCCATACGATATTCACTGTTCACTTCTCCAGCAATTACTTGATCTAAACCAATACCGATGATGTCAGCTGCTTTCAACCAAGAATAGTGTTTCGTTTGAGGGACGATCCATTTTCCTAATTTGTCTAAATTTTTACCGCTACGAGCTGAATGAGCTTTGATGTCATCCATTTTGTCTTGGAGTTTATCTAAGATATCCAGTACTTCAGTCGTTGGCATATTCAATAATTCCCAATCTGTTTTTCCAGCGACCATTTCTGGTGCCACAGCTTGGATCCCAAATGGCAATGATTTCATATTGCGGGCATACCATAAACCTTCTAAGTTTGCGATCGAACCATCTGCTGCGATATGTCCCCAGCCGTTTTGATAGCTCATCAAGCTGGCAAATTCCATTCCAACTTCTTCTTCCATTTGTGAAGTTGCTGGTGAAGATTCATACGCTACATTATTTCCATTCCAAAGCATCGCTGCTGAATAGGCGATAATCGAAGGCATTAATGTTTCAGCGTTCATATGCCCCCAGAAACGACCTGCTGAATGCCATGGTAATGATTCTGTACGTAAACGTGAAGACAAGGTATTGAAGACAGTCCGCATGTTGTCTGCTGTTTCTTGGAAGCTTTTAGAGCTTCTATCTTGGGGAGTGATGACAGGCATATCTTGCGGCATGTAGTTTTGTCTCCAGCCGATGTGCTCATCGATCATTTTATTCAATAATTCTTTGAATAGATCAACGTTTTCACCTTTGTCACCGATAAATAGTGCTTTTAAATTTGTATCATCTGTATTGAAATTTTTCATGAATATTTCCTCCAATAGTTTCAAAATAAGTCAGACTAATCAGCCTCTTGATAAACTGTTTATGCTGTTTACTTCGTTTTTTTCCATTCTGGTTTTTTTCTTTTATAAATGAGCAAAGCAATGCCGATCATGATCAATGTGGCAGCAACTTGGAAAATCACGTATGCAACATGACCGCTTTGGGGAACAGAGGTTGGTGGTATCAAACTGACCAACATTGTAACGATCACACTCACGACTGCCAATGAAGCCACAGCCCACATCAAACCATTGCCTTTACTTCCTAATCTAAACGGACGCTCAACAGACGGCATGCTGTAACGCAGTTTAACTGCGGATAAAGAAATCAATAGATAAACGACGCAATATAAAATCGTTGTGGTAATTGTAATAATCAAAAATGCTTCACTTATATCTGGTACGACAACATATAAGAATGAAACAAGAGAAATAACGATCGCTTGGATCATCACGAAAGTGATTGGAATTCCTTTTGCGTTACGTTTTTGGAAAAATGGCGGTAAGTTCCCTTCATCTGCCACTTTGATCATTGATTTACTTGGACCTAACACCCAGGCACTCAATTGAACTAACACACCGATCAAAATCATCAATGAAACAATATTATTAAAAATAGCAGGAATTCCCAGATCTTCTGTCATGATCACGAATGGTTGTGTAATATTGGCTAATTCCATTTGACCAGCTGGTACGCTGTCAGCAACACTTAAGCCAGCAACTAAATTAAACACCACAAGCAATAAAACAGATGCAATAACTGCGATAGGGTAATTCCGTTTAGGGTTATCGATATTGTTAGCATGAACTGATGAAATCTCAACACCAGCAAAAATAAAAATGATCCCTGTCAATGTTGGCAGACTTCCTAAATCACTAAAATCCGGTAATAGTTTTGCAGCTTCGAAATGACCTAAATAGCTGTCTTGATTGATTCCGTGTTTTGCCATGTACATCATTCCTAAAACAACTAAGGCTACGAATGGAATATAAACACCGATCACAGCACCCCAGTCACCAGCGATTTTGACCATATCAAATTTTAAATTCAATAATGTAATGCTCCAATAGGAAAGCAAAATCATAATGAAGATAAATAGATTGTTATGTCCTAAATCTGGACGATCGATGACATAGCCAAGCAACACACCGACGGTCGAAGCAACCATGACCATCCCAAAGAACATTTGAACCCATAATAGCCATGATGTAACAAAGCCCCATTTTTCACCGAATGCGTTGCGCACCCATACTTGAGGACCGCCTTCTTCCGGCCAGCCAGTTGACAATTCAGCTGAAATCAATGCAATCGGTAATGCAAAACAACAAGCCGCGATCAGCATATAAAAAATCTGTGCCCAGCCTGTTGAAGCTAATGTTGGAACACTACGAACTGTTCCAAAAAAGGCCATGGTAATTCCAATCAATCCAAATAATGACAATTTCTTATTCATGTTTGACCTCCTGATTAAATTTATTTGTTTGTTCCCACATGTGAAATCACATTCAAAGTATAGGTACCATAGAGACCCAAGTCAAAAAGAGCAGAATTAAAAAAAAAGCTCGTTATTTAACATTTTTATCTTCTGTTTGGCGCGTCAGCGCTTTACTACGTTAAAGTGTTTCTGAGCAAAAAAAGCAATTAGTCACCTCGTTTATTAAATTTGTCACAAATGATTTTTGCTTTAGTTCTTTTAAAAAAATCTAAATTAAAGTAATTTATACCAATATGAGAATCCTTTCATTTAAAAATAATAAAAGGAAACAAGTTGGATTTGACAAGTCGACCGATTTGTCGTAGAATTACCACAAAATAACATATCAAACTTTGATAAAGCGAAGTAGCAAAGATGTCCCTATTTCAGAGAGTCAGCATTTAGTGAGAGTTGGCATATACATTTTTTGTGAATTACACTTTTAGTTTCCTACCGTAAGTGGGCGTCTATCTACGATACAGATTCGAGAGGTATATGTTTTTACATATACAATTTGGGTGGTAACACGGCGAAGTTCGTCCCATAGGCTAATAGCCTATGGGGCGTTTTTTATTTATATAGGAAAGGATGAAGAAACATGACAAACATTATTGATGAATTAGAATGGCGCGGCGCCATCAACCAACAAACAGATAGCGAAGGTTTACGTGAGTACGTTGAAACCAACAGCATTTCACTATATTGCGGTGTGGACCCTACAGGAGACAGTATGCATATCGGACATTTGATTCCATTTATGATGCTAAAAAGATTCCAATCTTTTGGACACCACCCTTTTATTTTGATCGGTGGAGCTACTGGTACGATCGGAGATCCAAGCGGTCGAACAACAGAACGTCAATTACAAACAATGGAAACTGTTCAGCACAACGTCGATTCTTTGACACGCCAAATGGAAAAACTGTTTGCCGTTGATACAGACAACACATTGACTTTGGTAAACAACTACGACTGGACGCACAATTTAACACTTTTAGATTTCTTGAGAGATTTTGGTAAGTTTTTCAATATCAACACTATGCTTGCTAAAGATATCGTAGCAAGTCGTTTAGAAACAGGAATCTCATTTACAGAGTTCACATACCAAATCCTACAATCAATGGACTTTTTACACCTATTCCAAAATAATAATGTACGCATGCAAATCGGTGGTGCCGATCAATGGGGCAATATCACTGCTGGATTAGACTTGATTCGTAAAAAAGAAGGTGCAGATGCGAAAGCTTTTGGTTTAACGATTCCATTGATGCTAAAAGCAGACGGTACAAAATTCGGGAAAACGGCCGGCGGTGCGGTTTGGCTCGATCCAGAAAAAACAACACCTTACGAATTCTACCAATTCTGGGTCAATCAAGATGACCGTGATGTCATCAAATACCTAAAATTCTTTACCTTCTTAACAAAAGAAGAAATCGAAGCGCTAGAAGTCAAAGTAGAAACAGAACCGCATTTACGTGAAGCACAACGTGTATTAGCAGCGGAAATGACAAAATTTGTGCATAGTGAAGAAGATTTAAACGATGCGTTAGCTATTTCAGAAGCCTTATTCTCTGGTAACGTTAAAAACTTAACATCAAAACAAATCGAAGAAGGATTCAAAAATATGCCGACAGTCGAAACCGATGCTATCAATCAAAATATTGTTGATTGGCTGATCGAATTAGGGATCGAACCTTCAAAACGCCAAGCACGTGAAGATGTAACAAATGGCGCCATTTCAATCAACGGTGATCGGATCCATGAGGTAGACTTTGAAGTGACAGCCGATCAATCATTCGATGGGAAATTCATCATTGTTCGAAAAGGCAAAAAACAATACACTTTGGTAAAATTAGGCACAAAATAATCGCTACAACAACTTAAAAAAGCACGAAACAAGACTAAAAACTCTTGTTTCGTGCTTTTTTCTCTTGGTACTGGACAAAAGAAAAAAAAGTTTTATAATAGGAAAATGGTTGCGATATTTATAACGCATGATTTATGAATATGAAGTTCAATAGTCAATTTGTTCCGCTTTTGCTGAGAATCACAGAGAATGAAATGAACTGATGTTGAACAGTACAAGACTTTCAAAGAAAGTGTTGACCATTTATGTTATCTAGCTACATGAGCCAGTCTCTCGAGAAAAAGATAAAACCTGAATGAGGCAAAAAGCGCCTCAGTCATGTTTTCCTATTTTCTTGTCGAGACTAAATGGGCTCATTCCGCTTTTAATGTTATCCAGCTGCACAAATCAATCCTTAGGAAAATAGATAAATTGTCAGTGAGACAAAAACGTCTCAATGTCAATTTCCTAATTTTCTACAGGATCAAACGATTTGTTCCGCTTTTAGTGTTATCCAGCTGCACAAATCAATCCTTAGGAAAATAGATAAATTATCAGTGAGACAAAAAGCGACTCCATGTCAATTTCCTAATTTTCTACAGGATCAAACGATTTGTTCCGCTTTTAGTGTTATCCAGCTGCACAAATCAATCCTTAGGAAAATAGATAAATTGTCAGTGAGACAAAAACGTCTCAATGTCAATTTCCTAATTTTCTACAGGATTAAACGATTTGTTCCGCTTTTAAATTTAGGAGGGACTTATGAAAATCGATAAAATTCAAGACGGTCATGGTGATGAGTTTTTCCGTTCTCTACTTGCGTTAGAAACTTTAGAGGATTGTTATAATTATTTTGATGATTTGATGACATTGAAAGAACTTGATTCAATGATCCAGCGTTTTGAAGTGGCAAAGCTGCTTCTATTGAATAAAACGTATACCGATATCGCAGAAGCAACTGGCAGCAGTACCACGACGATTTCTAGAGTAAAACGAATTTTAGATGAAGGAAACGGTGGCTTACTGGAGATGGTTCATAGAATCGATGAAGAGGACGATAGCGAGCTTCATCACTAGATCAGATAATCTTTCCCCTGAAACGTAATGATACTCTTAAATTACTTTTTAGGGTCTTTTATTTAAAAGCAAAACAAAAGACCGAGCCTGGCCAGCTCGGTCTTTCTTTGTGTGACAATCTATGCTAAATATGAATTGGCAAACCTAAAGCCAACTCAGAAGCATCCATAGTAATTTCCCCTAAAGATGGGTGTGGATGGATCGTTAATGCGATATCTTCTGCATTCATGCCAGATTCAACAGCTAATGATAATTCAGAAATCATATCACTTGCGCCAACTCCGCCAATTTGTGCTCCGATAATTACATTATCTTCATTTGTCGTAACTAAACGAACAAATCCTTCTGTTTTACCTAAAGAAATCGCACGTCCATTACCAGCAAATGGGAATTTGTAAGCAGTTGCTTCTAAGCCCGCTTCTTTTGCTTCAGCAATCGTCATACCAACGCTTGCTAATTCAGGATCAGTAAAGGCTACAGCAGGCATTGCTTTGTAGTCAACTTCTACTTTTTTACCAGAGATCGCTTCAGCAGCAATTTTCGCTTCATAGCTTGCTTTATGGGCAAGAGCAGCGCCTGGTACGATATCTCCGATCGCAAAAATGTTTGAGACATTTGTTCTGCCTTGTTTGTCTACAGGAACTAAACCGCGTTCGCCAACTTCAACGCCCGCTTGTTCAAGACCAAGATCATCTGTATTTGGACGACGTCCAACTGTTACCATTACGTAATCAGCAGTTACAGATTCTTCTTTACCGTCTACTTCATATTTAACAGTCACGCTGTCGCCGTTGTCGATCGCTTCTTTAGCCATCGCTTTTGTGACAACTGTAACGTTTTTCTTCTTGAAGTCATCCGTCACAAGTTTAACCATATCTTTTTCATAGGTTGGTAAAATCGAAGGACTGCCTTCTAAGATCGTTACTTCAGAACCTAGGTTAGCATATGCTCCGCCAAGTTCTGCACCGATGACTCCGCCGCCGATGATCACGAATTTTTTAGGAACTTCTTTCAAGTTCAATCCGCCAGTAGAATCTAAGACACGTCCGCCAAATTTAAATCCTGGGATTTCGATTGGACGAGAACCTGTTGCCACGATCGCATTGTTGAAGGAATAAGTTTGCGCTGAATCTGGATGGATCACACGTAAAGTGTTTTCATCAACGAAAAATGCTTCTCCTTCAATGATCTCTACTTTATGTTTTTTAAGCAGCATGCCTACGCCGCCAGTAAGTGTTTTAACGACTTTGTTGTCTTTCCACTCTTGTGTTTTTGTAAAGTCTAGTTCAACATCTTTCGTTGTTACACCAAACATTGTTGAATCTAATGATTCTTGATAGTGATGTCCTGCTGCGATCAATGCTTTAGAAGGAATACATCCAACGTTCAAACATACACCGCCGATAAACTCACGTTCAATGATCGCAACTTTTTGACCCATTTCAGCAGCACGAATCGCTGCAACATATCCTCCAGGGCCTGAACCAATTACGACTGTATCTAATTCAATGGCGAAATCTCCTACTACCATCTGATAATCATCCTTCCATTAATAGTAATTCTGGATCAGCTAATAAACGCTTGATGTTGTTCATTGCTTTTTGAGCAGTTGCTCCGTCAACAATACGGTGGTCAAAGCTTAATGAAAGTTTCATTACACGACCAACTACGATTTCTCCATCTGCATTTACAACTGGTTGTTGTGCGATCGTACCTACACCTAAAATAGCTACTTCAGGGTAGTTGATAACTGGTGTGAACCAGCCGCCGCCAACAGAACCAATATTACTGATCGTGATAGAACCATCACGCATATCTTGAGCCGTTAATTTACCGTCGATCGCTAATGCAGCTTTTTCATTGATTTCATCGGCAATTGCGAACATGCTCTTCGTATTCGCATTTTTAACGTTTGGTACATATAAACCATGATCAGTATCTGTTGCGATACCGATGTTATAGTAGTTTTTATAAACGATTTCTTGTGCTGCATCGTCAATAGATGCATTCAAGATCGGGAATTTTTGAACAGTTGCTGTCAATGCTTTTACAACGTATGGTAAGAATGTTAATTTCGTACCGTTAGCTGCTGCCACATCTTTGAATTTCTTACGGTGATCCCATAATTTAGACACTTCAACTTCATCATGTAAAGTAACGTGTGGTGCAGTGTGTTTGCTGTTTACCATCGCTTTTGCAATTGCTTTACGTGTTGGAGTCATTTTTTCGCGTGTTTCAGCTTCACCTAGGTCAGAAACAAATGGTTTAGCTGGTGCTTTTGGAGCTGCTGTTTCAGTTGCTGCTGGTGCTGATACAGTTTTTTCAGCTTGTGCAGGAGCTGCTGCTTGTCCGCCGCCTGAAATGAAGGCTTCGATATCTGCTTTTGTTACACGACCGCCTTTTCCAGTTGGTGCAACTTGTGTGATATCAACATCTTTTTCACGAGCAAACTGACGTACAGATGGCATAGCCAAGACGCGTTTATTAGGATCTGCTGCTGCCACAACACCTGTTGATGCTGCTGGTGCAGGTGCTGCTTGTTCTGTTTGAGCAGGTGCACTTGCTGCAGAAGCAGATGCACTTGGTGCTGAATTATGTCCTGGTGCATCGATTTCGATCAAGACATCTCCAACGTTTGCTACAGTTCCTTCTGGTACAACGATATTTTTAACTGTCCCAGTCACAGGTGATGGGATTTCTTCTACTGATTTGTCATTTTGAACTTCCAATAAAGTATCATCTTCGTTGATTGTATCACCTGATTTAACGAACCATTTTACGATTTCGCCTTCTGCGATACCTTCACCGATATCCGGTAATTTAAATTGGAATACGCCGCCATTGTCAGCTGCAGATGCTTCTGGAGTCGCTGCTGGTTGTGCAGGAGTTTGTTCTTGAGCTGGAGCTGCTGCAGGTGCTGCATCATTTTCTGGATGTCCTGGTGCATCGATTTCGATCAAAACATCTCCAACATTTGCTACAGTTCCTTCTGGTACAACGATTGCTTTTACTGTTCCTGTTACTGGTGATGGAATTTCTTCTACTGATTTATCGTTTTGAACTTCTAATAGTGTATCGTCTTCATTGATGGTATCTCCTGCTTTAACGAACCATTTTACGATTTCGCCTTCTGCAATACCTTCACCAATATCTGGTAATTTAAATTGATAAGCCATTTTTTAAGCCTTCCCTTCCTTTGATCGTATAAATTGAGAAAAACAACGCTGAATTTTCACATAATGAAGCCATCACGTGAAAATTCAGGTTTGCCGCTTAGAGCAGCTTTATACAGTTTCTAATTAAAATTCTGCGATTTCTCTCGCTTTCGCTTCGATATCTTTAGCATTTGGCAACCAAATGTTTTCAGCTTGTCCAAATGGGAAGATAGTATCTGGTGCAGATACACGGCCAATTGGCGCTTCCAATGATAAGACTGCACGTTCAGAAATTTCAGAAACAACCATAGCGCCAACGCCAGCTTGTTTTTGTGCTTCTTGAACAACAACTACGCGACCAGTTTTTTCAACTGATTTGATGATTGTTTCAACATCTAAAGGAGCCACAGTACGCAAGTCAATGATTTCAGCAGAAATATTGTCTTTTGCTAAGTTGTCAGCTGCTTTGATCGCTTCACGAACCATTGCACCGTAAGTGATGATCGATACGTCTGTACCTTCACGAGTGACAGCCGCTTTATCTAAAGGAACTTCATATGCTTCATCCGGCACTTCCTCACGGAATGAACGGTAAAGTTTCATGTGTTCTAAATAAACAACTGGATCGTTACTTCTAATAGAAGAAATCAATAATCCTTTTGCATCGTATGGATTTGATGGAATAACGACACGGATACCTGGAGATTGAGCGATCAATCCTTCTAAGTTATCTGAGTGAAGTTCTGGTGTATGAACGCCTCCACCAAATGGTGCACGGACAGTGATAGGCATGTTACGAGTACCACCCATACGGTAACGTGTACGAGCCATTTGACCAACGATTTCGTCAAATACTTCAAATACGAATCCAAAGAATTGGATTTCAGGAACTGGACGATAGCCTTCTAAAGCTAAACCAAATGCTAAACCGCCGATTCCAGATTCTGCTAAAGGAGTATCGAAAACACGGTCTTCGCCAAATTTTTCTTGTAATCCTTCAGTTGCACGGAAAACTCCGCCGTTTTTACCAACGTCTTCACCGAAGACTAGTACGTTTTCGTCTTTCTCTATTTCAAGAGCTAAGGCATCTGTAATTGCTTGGATCATTGTTTTTTGTGCCATGATTATTTCGACTCCTTCGCTTCGTAGAATGCAATTTGTTCTTTAATGTTTTGTGGTTGAACTTCAAACATATTTTTCAAGAAATCAGATACTTTTTGTTTTGGAACTTTATCTGCTTCTGCAATCGCTACTTTGATTTCTTCTTTTGTTTTTTCGATTACTTCGTTTTCTTTTTCTTCAGACCATAGACCTTTGTCTTCTAGATATTTACGGAAACGGATCAATGGATCTTTTTGTACCCATTCGTCATCCATGTCTTTTGAACGGTAACGAGTTGGATCGTCTCCTGATAATGTATGTGGACCATAACGGTAAGTTAATGTTTCGATCAGAACAGGACCATTACCTGCTGCAGACCATTCACGAGCCTCTTTAGCGATCGCATAAACTGCTAATGGGTCCATTCCGTCTACTTGAATACCAGGAATTCCTGCTGCAACTGCTTTTTGGGCTAATGTTTTAGCTGCTGTTTGTTTTTCACGCGGTGTTGAAATCGCAAAACCATTGTTTTGGATGATGAAAACGCCGTTTGCGTGATAAGCACCTGCAAAGTTGATTGCTTCATAGAAGTCACCTTGAGAAGAACCGCCGTCACCAGTATAAGTGAAGACAACGTTTTTCTTGCCGCGTTTTTTCATACCTAAAGCCACACCGGCAGCTTGGATGTATTGTGCGCCAATGATGATTTGCGGTGGTAAAGCGTTCAATTCAGGAGCGTAGTGGTTACCCGCTACGTGTCCACGAGACCAAAGGAAAGCTTCTGCCAATGGTAATCCATGTTGAACCAATTGAGGTACATCACGGTAACCTGGTAATAGGTAATCTTCTTTTTCCATTGCAAATTGACTTGCCAACTGACTTGCTTCTTGTCCAGCAGTTGGAGCGAAGAATCCTAAAC from Enterococcus sp. 9D6_DIV0238 includes:
- the tyrP gene encoding tyrosine-tyramine antiporter, which translates into the protein MNKKLSLFGLIGITMAFFGTVRSVPTLASTGWAQIFYMLIAACCFALPIALISAELSTGWPEEGGPQVWVRNAFGEKWGFVTSWLLWVQMFFGMVMVASTVGVLLGYVIDRPDLGHNNLFIFIMILLSYWSITLLNLKFDMVKIAGDWGAVIGVYIPFVALVVLGMMYMAKHGINQDSYLGHFEAAKLLPDFSDLGSLPTLTGIIFIFAGVEISSVHANNIDNPKRNYPIAVIASVLLLVVFNLVAGLSVADSVPAGQMELANITQPFVIMTEDLGIPAIFNNIVSLMILIGVLVQLSAWVLGPSKSMIKVADEGNLPPFFQKRNAKGIPITFVMIQAIVISLVSFLYVVVPDISEAFLIITITTTILYCVVYLLISLSAVKLRYSMPSVERPFRLGSKGNGLMWAVASLAVVSVIVTMLVSLIPPTSVPQSGHVAYVIFQVAATLIMIGIALLIYKRKKPEWKKTK
- the tdc gene encoding tyrosine decarboxylase — protein: MKNFNTDDTNLKALFIGDKGENVDLFKELLNKMIDEHIGWRQNYMPQDMPVITPQDRSSKSFQETADNMRTVFNTLSSRLRTESLPWHSAGRFWGHMNAETLMPSIIAYSAAMLWNGNNVAYESSPATSQMEEEVGMEFASLMSYQNGWGHIAADGSIANLEGLWYARNMKSLPFGIQAVAPEMVAGKTDWELLNMPTTEVLDILDKLQDKMDDIKAHSARSGKNLDKLGKWIVPQTKHYSWLKAADIIGIGLDQVIAGEVNSEYRMDIEKLEAQIRDLAAQGIPTLGVVGVVGSTEEGQVDRIDQIIALREKLAQEGIYFYVHVDAAYGGYGRSIFLDENDQFIEWDKIDEVYAKHNIFQEKNDWLTQDIYDSFKAIEQAESVTIDPHKMGYIPYSAGGVVIKDIRMRDVISYFATYVFEKGADIPALLGAYILEGSKAGATAAAVWTAHKVLPLNVTGYGKLMGASIEGAYHFYHFIDGLEFQVGDKTIEIHALTKPDFNMVDYVFNEKGNTDLVKMNKLNHDFYDYASYAKGGLYNNEFITSHTDFAIEEYGNSPFEFVNGLGFSRAEWERADKVTILRAAAMSPYMNDKETFDEYAVKIKQAIQEKLEAIYAE
- a CDS encoding YerC/YecD family TrpR-related protein, whose translation is MKIDKIQDGHGDEFFRSLLALETLEDCYNYFDDLMTLKELDSMIQRFEVAKLLLLNKTYTDIAEATGSSTTTISRVKRILDEGNGGLLEMVHRIDEEDDSELHH
- the tyrS gene encoding tyrosine--tRNA ligase — translated: MTNIIDELEWRGAINQQTDSEGLREYVETNSISLYCGVDPTGDSMHIGHLIPFMMLKRFQSFGHHPFILIGGATGTIGDPSGRTTERQLQTMETVQHNVDSLTRQMEKLFAVDTDNTLTLVNNYDWTHNLTLLDFLRDFGKFFNINTMLAKDIVASRLETGISFTEFTYQILQSMDFLHLFQNNNVRMQIGGADQWGNITAGLDLIRKKEGADAKAFGLTIPLMLKADGTKFGKTAGGAVWLDPEKTTPYEFYQFWVNQDDRDVIKYLKFFTFLTKEEIEALEVKVETEPHLREAQRVLAAEMTKFVHSEEDLNDALAISEALFSGNVKNLTSKQIEEGFKNMPTVETDAINQNIVDWLIELGIEPSKRQAREDVTNGAISINGDRIHEVDFEVTADQSFDGKFIIVRKGKKQYTLVKLGTK
- the nhaC gene encoding Na+/H+ antiporter NhaC → MYMKKYRVNFNEAAFLLITLVVMIGVSIIGFNIPAHVALLLAIGYLMVFAVYKKFSWDFIHEALVEGVSSGIIPIVIFILIGALISVWIAGGTIPTIMVLGFSFLSVKYFVPTVFFVCGIVGGAVGSSFTTVSTIGIAFLGMGSLIGVDPALTAGAIVSGAFLGNSISPLSDTVNLAAAIAEVDLFDHLKNTYKTALPAAVISAIYFFVTGLRYDGALDSHSIHEIVSTLNEHFNISVVSLIPLALLFICAWKKIPAIPTLLASIGTSLLLMFFTTPHVSLVETAMMLQNGFVSETGNIQVDELLTRGGIQSMMWSVSLIILALSLGGLLVKMEIIDCLLQRFEKAIDSRRKLILITMLSSIGINVLIGEQYLSIILPGKSFINKFKEKKVPLTSLSRGLNDAGSVVNPLIPWGVSGVFISGTLGISTIEYLPYAVFCYLLPILSCFIALNSKSQKK
- a CDS encoding helix-turn-helix domain-containing protein encodes the protein MQEIDTEKLLHSLKQAESFQTALAKTSPHTIDQTAKKFLNQWLEVKQTTKSAVLKKAGITEATGYQYFDGKRNPSREKMIALAIGFSLTLEETNELLKKTGHAQLYPKHPWDAVVIYGLSHRLTILEIDDYLYEAGLKTFGE